Proteins encoded in a region of the Flavobacteriaceae bacterium HL-DH10 genome:
- a CDS encoding LETM1-related biofilm-associated protein, translated as MNPSASGWINKLLKEVSKDDLLFNYNEESFYDALRACGFIYGSNLEIIGNIIDKKDFTEEELCKTNLCISFLHTHHKSNSKTNFTDSVIGFYTDINELKLSFLQGLIGGKKSGVQLEKILHKRIQIDDNFLTKNFNYFIINALLYVDILAYNEYLKRGTISSDYIKNLEASISSISLEVLNSKKTKNQYDNSLIKLFEASLRYQNNTNTDYKKAISFVKNSQEAHYVLDIACMASWSDRIIDESEQRFLLKLGSDLKLNTNQINISIKTVNEFYTVNKNNIALLSSKNIVQSFYNNSSKMVIKLITRNSKRLYQELKDSKELMVLISQSTIRDLNAEEQKKVQEQLLDIFKSIPSLAIFLLPGGALLLPLVVKFIPKLLPSAFDENRIED; from the coding sequence ATGAATCCATCAGCTTCAGGTTGGATAAACAAATTACTTAAAGAAGTCAGTAAGGATGATTTATTATTTAATTATAATGAGGAATCGTTTTATGATGCTTTAAGAGCATGTGGATTTATTTACGGAAGTAACTTAGAAATAATTGGAAATATAATAGACAAAAAAGATTTTACAGAAGAAGAACTTTGTAAAACCAATTTATGCATTTCATTTCTACATACACATCATAAATCTAACAGCAAAACTAATTTTACAGATAGTGTTATAGGGTTTTACACCGATATTAATGAGCTTAAACTTTCATTTTTACAAGGATTAATAGGCGGTAAAAAATCGGGAGTACAACTTGAAAAAATATTACATAAACGCATACAAATTGATGATAATTTTTTAACTAAGAACTTCAACTACTTTATTATAAATGCCTTATTATATGTAGATATTTTGGCGTATAATGAATATTTAAAAAGAGGAACCATTTCAAGTGATTATATAAAAAATCTAGAAGCTTCAATTTCTTCTATTTCTCTAGAGGTTTTAAACTCAAAAAAAACTAAAAATCAATATGATAATAGTTTAATTAAACTTTTTGAAGCGTCTTTAAGATATCAAAACAATACTAACACCGATTATAAAAAAGCCATATCATTTGTTAAAAACTCGCAGGAAGCACATTATGTTTTAGACATTGCTTGCATGGCATCTTGGAGTGATAGAATTATAGACGAAAGCGAACAGCGTTTTTTACTAAAACTAGGTTCAGATTTAAAATTAAACACCAATCAAATAAACATATCAATTAAAACGGTTAATGAGTTTTATACTGTAAACAAAAACAATATTGCACTATTAAGTTCTAAAAACATCGTACAGAGTTTTTATAATAATTCCAGTAAGATGGTCATTAAATTAATTACCAGAAACAGCAAACGCTTGTATCAAGAACTAAAAGACAGTAAAGAACTTATGGTACTTATATCGCAATCTACTATTAGAGATTTAAATGCTGAAGAACAAAAAAAAGTACAAGAACAACTTTTAGACATTTTTAAATCCATTCCTAGTCTTGCTATCTTCTTGTTACCAGGCGGAGCCTTATTACTACCTTTAGTCGTTAAATTTATCCCTAAATTATTACCATCAGCTTTTGATGAAAACAGAATAGAAGATTAA
- the lpxD gene encoding UDP-3-O-(3-hydroxymyristoyl)glucosamine N-acyltransferase encodes MTSYTISEINDILKGELIGNTNQQIEGPEQLLNAKSNHITFIGSTKYVKYWADSKACAAVVNDNLKIEPDENRALIKVKNADLAMAKILELFNPPAPAFDVDIHPTAVIHDTAIIGNGCKIGANCYIGKDVELGNGVVLYPNVCVFDETSIGDYTVVWSGTVIRERCIIGSHCIFHTNVSIGADGFGYRPSDDGRGLVKIPQIGNVIIGHYVEIGANSCVDRAKFSSTIIGDGCKIDNLVQIAHNSIMGRSCIMAGHSGLAGSVTLGDGVIIGGSASIKDHTTIHSGATVGAGSGVVGDVAAGKTVLGYPAQDARDMLKQWVAIRRFMKNQ; translated from the coding sequence ATGACATCATACACCATTAGTGAAATTAACGACATATTAAAAGGAGAATTAATAGGAAACACTAATCAGCAAATTGAAGGTCCAGAACAATTACTAAACGCAAAAAGCAATCATATTACTTTTATAGGTAGCACTAAATATGTAAAATATTGGGCAGATTCTAAAGCCTGTGCCGCTGTTGTAAATGATAATTTAAAAATTGAACCCGATGAAAATCGTGCGCTAATTAAGGTGAAAAATGCCGATTTAGCCATGGCTAAAATTTTAGAGTTGTTCAATCCTCCTGCTCCAGCATTTGATGTAGATATTCATCCAACAGCTGTTATTCATGATACTGCTATAATTGGTAATGGTTGTAAAATTGGCGCTAATTGCTATATTGGTAAAGATGTAGAATTAGGAAACGGTGTCGTTTTATACCCTAATGTTTGTGTGTTTGATGAAACTAGTATTGGAGACTATACGGTTGTTTGGTCTGGTACTGTAATTAGAGAACGCTGTATTATTGGTAGTCATTGTATTTTTCACACAAATGTAAGTATTGGAGCCGATGGCTTTGGATACAGACCAAGTGATGACGGACGCGGACTTGTAAAAATACCACAAATAGGAAATGTAATTATTGGACATTATGTAGAAATTGGTGCAAACTCTTGTGTAGATAGAGCCAAATTCAGTTCAACCATTATTGGCGATGGTTGTAAAATTGATAATCTTGTGCAAATAGCACACAATAGTATTATGGGACGCTCTTGTATTATGGCAGGACACAGTGGTCTTGCAGGCTCTGTAACTCTTGGAGATGGCGTTATTATCGGCGGAAGCGCTTCTATTAAAGACCACACTACCATACATTCTGGAGCAACAGTTGGAGCCGGATCTGGTGTTGTTGGCGATGTTGCTGCTGGCAAAACAGTTTTAGGTTACCCTGCTCAAGATGCCCGAGATATGCTAAAACAATGGGTCGCTATTAGACGTTTTATGAAAAACCAATAA
- a CDS encoding sulfatase: protein MKKMNLFYKIPKALFSMCFAFAYIVILSLFSGCQSKIEKKPNILFCIADDQSFLHTSFQGTKIIRTPNIDRVAYNGIVFQNAYCNVSSCSPSRASILTGKNIWELEEGGLLFGALPKKFNTFPQLLKQNGYETGFTGKGYGPAKLEEPFQTKPIAQSYNSITMDAPEGISNIDYSGNFKDFLSKRDEQKPFFFWYGGHEPHRGYKQGIGAESGMDISKIEVPGFLPNNEVVRSDIADYYYEIEWFDSHLGRMIKILEEAGELDNTIIITTADNGMPFPRAKSSSYEYGTHLPLAIYWGNKIKAGLEIEDFISFIDFAPTLLEVAGIDIPEAITGNSFLDVMLANKSGQIDSTRNRVFTAFERHTYCRPDGMPYPIRTIQKGDWLYMVNFEPNRWPAGDPDFLSPHQGFYGDIDAGPTRDYLISNNDEPSVKYYFDLSMAKRPETELYNIKDDPYQLNNLASKPEYSDLGKKMQIELFDYLKKTNDPRMEGLSPWDNYPYFFTGYDKRYLKPIGERDIE, encoded by the coding sequence ATGAAAAAAATGAACTTATTCTACAAAATACCAAAAGCTTTATTCAGCATGTGCTTCGCTTTTGCTTATATAGTTATTCTGTCTTTATTTTCAGGTTGTCAATCCAAAATTGAAAAAAAACCAAATATCTTGTTTTGCATTGCTGACGATCAATCTTTTTTACACACTTCTTTTCAAGGTACCAAAATAATAAGAACCCCTAATATTGATAGAGTTGCCTATAATGGGATAGTGTTTCAAAACGCTTATTGTAATGTATCTTCCTGTTCTCCATCTAGGGCATCTATTTTAACCGGGAAAAACATTTGGGAACTTGAGGAGGGAGGGCTGCTTTTCGGAGCCTTACCTAAAAAATTTAATACATTCCCACAGTTATTAAAGCAAAATGGTTATGAGACTGGTTTCACAGGGAAAGGATATGGCCCTGCCAAACTTGAGGAGCCTTTCCAAACTAAACCTATTGCCCAAAGTTATAACAGTATCACCATGGACGCACCCGAAGGTATTTCTAACATAGATTATTCAGGTAATTTTAAAGACTTTCTTTCAAAAAGAGATGAGCAAAAACCTTTCTTTTTTTGGTATGGCGGCCATGAACCTCACCGGGGATACAAACAAGGTATCGGCGCAGAATCAGGTATGGATATTTCAAAGATAGAGGTTCCTGGATTTTTACCAAACAACGAGGTTGTACGTAGCGATATTGCTGATTATTACTATGAAATCGAATGGTTCGACTCCCACCTAGGCCGAATGATCAAAATACTTGAAGAAGCAGGAGAACTCGATAATACAATTATTATCACAACTGCTGATAACGGGATGCCTTTCCCTCGTGCCAAATCAAGCAGCTATGAATATGGTACGCATTTGCCTTTGGCTATTTATTGGGGAAATAAAATTAAAGCCGGTTTAGAAATTGAAGATTTTATTAGTTTTATTGATTTTGCTCCAACTTTGCTTGAAGTAGCTGGAATAGATATACCAGAAGCAATTACCGGAAACAGCTTTCTGGACGTTATGCTTGCCAATAAAAGCGGACAAATTGATTCAACAAGAAATAGAGTATTTACAGCATTTGAACGTCACACCTACTGTCGCCCCGATGGAATGCCATACCCCATCAGAACTATTCAGAAAGGTGATTGGCTCTACATGGTAAATTTTGAACCGAATAGATGGCCTGCTGGTGACCCTGATTTTTTGTCTCCTCATCAAGGTTTCTATGGAGATATCGATGCTGGACCTACCCGCGATTATCTGATTTCAAACAACGATGAACCATCAGTCAAATATTATTTTGATTTATCAATGGCAAAACGTCCGGAAACAGAATTGTATAATATAAAAGATGATCCTTATCAACTAAATAACTTAGCATCAAAACCTGAGTATTCCGATTTAGGTAAAAAAATGCAAATTGAGTTATTTGACTATCTAAAAAAGACTAACGACCCTAGAATGGAAGGATTATCACCTTGGGATAATTATCCTTATTTCTTTACAGGATATGATAAAAGGTACCTAAAACCTATTGGAGAAAGAGATATTGAGTAG
- a CDS encoding VF530 family protein has protein sequence MESQPNNPLHGIKLEQIINDLVVHYGWEYMGYNIKIKCFTDNPSVKSSLKFLRRTPWARTKVEAMYLRMLENNKK, from the coding sequence ATGGAATCTCAACCAAATAATCCGTTACACGGTATAAAACTAGAGCAAATTATTAACGATTTGGTAGTGCATTACGGTTGGGAATATATGGGTTACAACATAAAGATTAAATGTTTTACAGATAATCCTTCAGTAAAATCTAGTTTGAAATTTTTAAGACGTACTCCATGGGCTAGAACCAAAGTGGAAGCTATGTATTTAAGGATGCTGGAGAATAATAAGAAGTAG
- a CDS encoding DUF6500 family protein: MQKVLKDKIIEVCDKKIAQKGEQVGLSFYAFFANKNDNPELLMEAATWWIKTHKLDHFEKAVKIKNLVNGISTK; the protein is encoded by the coding sequence ATGCAAAAGGTTTTAAAAGATAAAATTATTGAAGTTTGCGATAAAAAAATAGCACAAAAAGGTGAGCAAGTAGGCTTATCTTTTTATGCTTTTTTTGCAAATAAAAATGATAATCCAGAATTACTTATGGAAGCTGCTACTTGGTGGATTAAAACTCATAAGCTAGACCATTTTGAAAAGGCAGTAAAAATTAAAAATCTTGTGAATGGAATCTCAACCAAATAA
- a CDS encoding DEAD/DEAH box helicase has product MSFKSLGLSEALLKAISKKGYTTPSPIQEKAIPPVLEGKDVLASAQTGTGKTAGFTLPLLHILSETPKEKYRPIRALILTPTRELAAQVYANVKEYSEFLNLRSAVIFGGVNQKPQAATIRQGIDVLVATPGRLLDLQNQGLLSLKRVEIFVLDEADRMLDMGFLRDIERVIKSMPEKRQNLMFSATFSKDIKKLAHGILNHPVQVEATPENTTVDAISQKVYRVAKGLKTGLIIKLISEGNWKQVLVFTRTKHGANKLCEKMSKSGITAAAIHGNKSQGARTKALAGFKNGSVRVLVATDIAARGLDIPLLPHVINFELPNISEDYVHRIGRTGRAGASGEALSLVSADETTFLRDIEKLIEMKLPVEIEEGFEPDPNASTEPVKQGQGRQNRNTRNSNSSRGSNTSSSDKKTNSRRPKRNTDRRH; this is encoded by the coding sequence ATGTCATTTAAATCATTAGGCTTATCTGAGGCCTTGCTAAAAGCTATTAGCAAAAAAGGATACACAACACCATCTCCAATTCAAGAAAAAGCGATTCCTCCTGTTTTAGAAGGAAAAGATGTTCTAGCATCGGCTCAAACAGGAACGGGAAAAACGGCAGGTTTTACATTGCCACTTTTACATATACTTTCTGAAACACCGAAAGAAAAATACAGACCCATTCGTGCTTTAATTTTAACGCCAACACGCGAATTAGCAGCACAGGTATATGCTAATGTTAAAGAATACAGCGAATTTTTAAATTTACGAAGTGCGGTCATTTTTGGTGGTGTTAACCAAAAGCCACAAGCAGCAACTATTCGACAAGGTATTGATGTTTTAGTAGCTACTCCAGGGCGTTTGTTAGATTTACAAAATCAAGGATTATTATCACTTAAGCGTGTTGAGATTTTTGTGTTAGATGAAGCAGATAGAATGCTAGATATGGGTTTTTTACGCGATATAGAACGTGTTATAAAATCGATGCCAGAAAAGCGACAAAATTTAATGTTTTCGGCGACGTTTTCTAAAGATATTAAGAAGTTAGCACATGGTATTTTAAATCATCCTGTACAGGTTGAAGCAACTCCAGAAAATACAACAGTTGATGCTATTAGTCAAAAAGTATACAGAGTAGCAAAAGGTTTAAAAACAGGATTAATTATTAAATTAATTTCTGAAGGTAATTGGAAACAGGTTTTAGTATTTACTCGAACAAAACATGGCGCTAATAAGCTTTGTGAAAAAATGAGTAAATCGGGTATTACAGCAGCGGCTATACACGGAAATAAAAGTCAGGGAGCAAGAACAAAAGCATTAGCAGGTTTTAAAAATGGTAGTGTTCGAGTGTTAGTAGCAACCGATATTGCTGCTCGTGGATTGGATATTCCTTTATTACCACATGTTATAAATTTTGAATTGCCGAATATATCTGAGGATTATGTGCATAGAATCGGTCGAACAGGTCGAGCAGGAGCCAGTGGTGAAGCTTTATCGTTAGTAAGTGCAGATGAAACTACTTTTTTAAGAGATATTGAAAAGTTAATTGAAATGAAACTACCTGTTGAAATAGAGGAAGGGTTTGAACCCGATCCTAATGCTTCAACAGAACCTGTAAAACAAGGACAAGGGCGTCAAAATAGAAATACAAGAAATTCTAATAGTTCTCGTGGTTCTAATACTAGTAGTTCAGACAAGAAGACTAATTCTAGACGACCAAAACGTAATACCGATAGACGTCATTAA
- a CDS encoding NUDIX domain-containing protein yields the protein MYKVFVGDKPIVLTTVVEQETNFKNYLLDTVNIGKVIKELNNSSLDEVRLIHKNEDKLLKKFLKKLPNVIAGGGKAFNDNNEILFIYRNDKWDLPKGKAEGNETIEKTAIREVTEETGVSGLEIVKPLNTTYHIFKRNGKHKIKVTYWFEMKTSFKGNLYAQEEEGITKVEWLNDAQAKEALENSYANIKLLV from the coding sequence ATGTATAAAGTTTTTGTTGGAGATAAGCCTATCGTACTAACAACCGTAGTTGAACAAGAAACTAATTTTAAGAATTATTTACTTGATACAGTTAATATTGGGAAAGTTATAAAAGAACTAAATAACTCGTCGTTAGATGAAGTTCGACTTATTCATAAAAATGAAGATAAGCTATTAAAAAAGTTTTTAAAGAAATTACCAAACGTTATTGCTGGTGGCGGAAAGGCGTTTAATGATAATAATGAAATTTTATTTATTTACCGAAATGACAAGTGGGATTTACCTAAAGGAAAAGCCGAAGGTAATGAAACTATTGAAAAAACGGCAATTCGAGAAGTTACTGAGGAAACTGGGGTTTCTGGGTTAGAAATAGTAAAACCATTAAATACGACTTATCATATTTTTAAACGTAACGGGAAACATAAAATTAAAGTAACTTATTGGTTTGAAATGAAAACCAGCTTTAAGGGCAATTTATATGCTCAAGAAGAAGAAGGGATTACTAAAGTAGAATGGCTTAATGACGCGCAAGCAAAAGAAGCTCTTGAAAATTCTTATGCTAATATTAAACTTTTAGTTTAA
- the pyrE gene encoding orotate phosphoribosyltransferase, translating to MIFNKETAKKTAEVLLQVNAIKLSPKEPFTWASGWKSPIYCDNRIILSYPTIRNYVRETMAKHIEKQYGKPDVIAGVATGAIGIGMLVAEYLGLPFIYVRPDAKGHGRKNQIEGFIESGQNVVVVEDLISTGKSSLNAVKALKEAKINVKGMVAIFTYGFDVAAENFKKEGVTLNTLSNYENLLEQALDTKYISEKELVTLSEWNSNPSEWNTI from the coding sequence ATGATTTTTAACAAAGAAACTGCCAAAAAAACTGCTGAAGTTTTATTGCAAGTAAATGCTATAAAACTAAGCCCGAAAGAACCATTTACATGGGCTTCTGGATGGAAATCTCCAATTTACTGCGATAACCGCATTATATTATCTTACCCTACAATTCGTAATTACGTTCGCGAAACAATGGCTAAACATATTGAAAAACAATATGGAAAACCAGATGTTATTGCTGGCGTAGCTACTGGAGCCATAGGTATTGGTATGTTGGTAGCAGAATATTTAGGATTACCGTTTATTTATGTTAGACCAGACGCAAAAGGACACGGACGCAAAAATCAAATTGAAGGTTTTATTGAAAGTGGTCAAAATGTTGTGGTTGTAGAGGATCTTATTAGTACTGGAAAAAGTAGTTTAAATGCGGTAAAAGCTCTCAAAGAAGCCAAAATAAATGTAAAAGGTATGGTTGCTATTTTTACCTATGGATTTGATGTAGCTGCCGAAAACTTTAAAAAAGAAGGCGTTACTTTAAACACTTTAAGTAACTATGAAAACTTATTAGAGCAAGCCTTAGATACTAAATATATTTCTGAAAAAGAATTAGTGACTTTATCTGAATGGAATTCTAACCCAAGTGAATGGAACACTATTTGA
- a CDS encoding SRPBCC family protein: MNLESPKINVSKSPQEIFNFLADIKNFKSLMPENISKFEVLDDNKFLFALKGMPEIILEKKDVLPPNKIVFGAAGGKIDFSLVGNIIEINETSSEVQLEFTGDFNPMMSMMIKGPITKFIETLVSSIPKAI; the protein is encoded by the coding sequence ATGAATTTAGAATCCCCAAAAATAAACGTTAGCAAATCACCTCAAGAAATATTTAATTTTTTAGCTGATATTAAAAATTTCAAATCTTTAATGCCTGAAAACATTAGCAAATTTGAAGTTTTAGATGATAATAAATTTTTATTTGCATTAAAAGGAATGCCAGAAATTATTCTTGAAAAGAAAGACGTTTTACCTCCTAATAAAATTGTTTTTGGAGCTGCTGGCGGAAAAATAGATTTCTCTCTAGTTGGAAACATCATTGAGATTAATGAAACATCTAGCGAAGTTCAATTAGAATTTACTGGAGACTTTAACCCAATGATGTCAATGATGATTAAAGGTCCGATTACTAAATTTATTGAAACACTTGTCTCTAGTATTCCTAAAGCTATTTAA
- a CDS encoding biotin--[acetyl-CoA-carboxylase] ligase: MPIIKLNAIDSTNNYLRKLINEADVADYTVVMTNEQTQGRGQMGTVWSSENGKNLMFSVFKDLNKYDVEFPFYISMAFSLAILKTFKTLNIPDLHIKWPNDILSADKKICGILIENVIKNKLNSTIIGVGINVNQTDFKNLPKASSLKKITGVHYNLDEILQLVINYTKEYSSLLQQGKYELVKNEYETNLFRKNKPSTFKDAEGALFSGFIKGVTKYGKLQVILEDEIVKKFDLKEITLLY; this comes from the coding sequence ATGCCTATAATCAAACTTAATGCCATCGATTCTACTAATAACTATTTGCGGAAGCTAATTAATGAAGCAGATGTTGCCGATTATACAGTTGTAATGACTAATGAGCAAACGCAGGGTAGAGGTCAAATGGGTACGGTTTGGAGTTCTGAAAATGGTAAAAACCTTATGTTTAGTGTGTTTAAGGATTTAAATAAGTATGATGTAGAATTTCCTTTCTATATTAGTATGGCTTTTTCTTTAGCTATTCTTAAAACGTTTAAAACGTTAAATATTCCAGATTTGCATATTAAATGGCCTAACGACATTTTGTCAGCAGACAAAAAGATTTGTGGTATTTTAATTGAAAATGTCATAAAAAATAAACTAAACTCTACAATTATTGGTGTTGGAATTAATGTAAACCAAACTGATTTTAAGAATCTTCCAAAAGCTTCATCCTTAAAAAAGATTACAGGAGTTCATTATAATTTAGATGAAATTTTACAGCTTGTTATTAATTATACAAAAGAATATTCATCACTTTTACAGCAAGGGAAATATGAATTAGTGAAAAATGAATATGAAACTAATTTGTTTAGAAAAAATAAACCCTCAACATTTAAGGATGCTGAAGGTGCTTTATTTTCAGGTTTTATAAAAGGTGTTACAAAATATGGGAAACTACAAGTAATATTAGAAGATGAAATTGTAAAAAAATTCGATCTTAAAGAAATTACATTGCTTTATTAA
- the rsfS gene encoding ribosome silencing factor, producing MAKQEINADQLISVIISGIEDVKGKEINILDLRDIENTVCDYFIVCEGTSNTQVNAIVNSIQKKVSKELKDNPWHTEGLENSEWVLIDYVNVVVHVFQKHIREYYDIESLWGDAKTTVIETSY from the coding sequence ATGGCGAAACAAGAAATAAACGCAGATCAACTTATATCAGTTATAATTAGCGGGATAGAAGATGTTAAAGGTAAAGAAATAAATATTTTAGATTTAAGGGACATTGAAAACACGGTTTGTGATTATTTTATTGTTTGCGAGGGAACTTCAAATACGCAGGTAAACGCCATAGTTAATTCAATACAAAAAAAAGTCAGTAAAGAACTTAAAGACAATCCTTGGCACACAGAAGGATTAGAAAATTCTGAATGGGTATTGATAGACTATGTTAATGTTGTAGTGCACGTTTTTCAAAAACATATTAGAGAATATTATGACATTGAAAGCCTTTGGGGGGATGCAAAAACCACAGTTATAGAAACGAGTTACTAA
- the ftsH gene encoding ATP-dependent zinc metalloprotease FtsH has translation MAKDKKNINDKKPKFSPYWIYGILIALFLGFQLFSNNGYEEGNKITSSDFFKYLEEGDVEKVEIINEKVAKVYLTDDAEAKETHKKSIPKTYFPSVNKLPNYSFEFGDLAIFQNKIDEIKKTQTTETQIIFGTDSDPWGNLLMGILPFILLIGVWIFIMRRMSGGAGGGAGGQIFNIGKSKAKLFDQNTEVKTTFKDVAGLEGAKEEVQEIVDFLKFPEKYTTLGGKIPKGALLVGPPGTGKTLLARAVAGEAKVPFFSLSGSDFVEMFVGVGASRVRDLFKQAKEKSPSIIFIDEIDAIGRARGKNAMSGSNDERENTLNQLLTEMDGFGTNANVIVIAATNRADILDKALMRAGRFDRQIFVDLPDIRERKEIFEVHLRPLKKAKDLDTDFLSKQTPGFSGADIANVCNEAALIAARNGKKAVDKQDFLDAVDRIIGGLEKKNKIITPSEKKAVAYHEAGHATVSWMLEHAAPLVKVTIVPRGRSLGAAWYLPEERLIVRPEQMLDEMCAALGGRAAEKVIFNKISTGALSDLEKVTKQARAMVTIYGLSDKIGNITYYDSGQNEYGFTKPYSEQTAELIDSEISTIIEEQYQRAIKLLEENKDKLTQLAEVLLEKEVIFKDNLEKIFGERLFKKELAYNKVAEKNAEEEE, from the coding sequence ATGGCAAAAGATAAAAAAAATATAAATGACAAAAAACCAAAATTCAGTCCATACTGGATTTATGGTATTTTAATAGCGCTTTTCTTAGGGTTTCAATTATTTAGTAATAATGGCTACGAAGAAGGGAATAAAATTACATCTTCAGACTTTTTTAAATATCTAGAAGAAGGTGATGTAGAAAAAGTTGAAATAATTAACGAAAAAGTTGCCAAAGTTTACTTAACTGATGATGCTGAGGCTAAAGAAACACACAAAAAATCCATACCCAAAACATATTTTCCGTCTGTAAATAAATTACCAAACTATAGTTTTGAATTTGGAGATCTTGCCATTTTTCAAAATAAAATAGACGAAATTAAAAAAACTCAAACTACTGAAACTCAAATAATATTTGGTACAGATAGTGACCCATGGGGCAACCTATTAATGGGCATTTTGCCATTTATTTTACTTATAGGTGTTTGGATTTTTATTATGCGTCGTATGTCTGGTGGTGCTGGCGGAGGTGCTGGCGGACAGATTTTTAACATTGGAAAATCTAAAGCAAAACTTTTTGATCAAAACACAGAGGTTAAAACAACATTTAAAGATGTTGCTGGTTTAGAAGGAGCAAAAGAAGAAGTACAAGAAATAGTAGATTTCTTAAAATTTCCTGAAAAATACACAACCCTTGGTGGAAAAATACCTAAAGGAGCACTACTTGTTGGCCCTCCAGGAACAGGTAAAACCTTATTAGCCAGAGCTGTTGCAGGTGAAGCCAAAGTACCTTTCTTTTCATTATCAGGATCTGATTTTGTTGAAATGTTTGTTGGTGTTGGAGCATCTCGTGTTAGAGATTTATTTAAACAAGCTAAAGAAAAATCACCTTCTATTATTTTTATAGATGAAATTGATGCTATTGGTCGTGCTAGAGGAAAAAATGCGATGTCTGGAAGTAATGATGAGCGTGAAAACACACTAAATCAATTACTAACTGAAATGGATGGTTTTGGTACCAATGCAAACGTTATTGTAATTGCTGCTACAAACAGAGCCGATATTTTAGATAAAGCATTAATGCGTGCAGGTCGTTTTGATAGACAAATTTTTGTTGACTTGCCAGATATTCGTGAGCGTAAAGAAATTTTTGAGGTACATTTAAGACCATTAAAAAAGGCAAAAGACTTAGATACCGATTTTCTTTCAAAACAAACTCCAGGTTTCTCTGGAGCCGATATTGCTAATGTTTGTAACGAAGCCGCTTTAATTGCTGCAAGAAATGGTAAAAAAGCAGTTGACAAACAAGATTTCTTAGATGCTGTTGATAGAATTATTGGAGGATTAGAAAAGAAAAATAAAATTATTACACCAAGCGAGAAAAAAGCGGTGGCTTATCATGAAGCTGGACATGCTACTGTAAGTTGGATGCTAGAACATGCTGCGCCATTAGTAAAAGTAACTATTGTACCACGCGGACGTTCATTAGGTGCTGCATGGTATTTACCAGAAGAACGCTTAATTGTTAGACCAGAGCAAATGCTAGACGAAATGTGTGCTGCCTTAGGTGGTCGTGCTGCAGAGAAAGTTATATTTAATAAAATTTCTACTGGTGCTTTAAGCGATTTAGAAAAAGTTACTAAACAAGCTAGAGCAATGGTTACCATTTACGGTCTTAGCGATAAAATTGGTAATATAACATATTATGATTCTGGACAAAATGAATATGGTTTCACAAAACCTTATAGCGAACAAACAGCAGAATTAATTGATAGTGAAATTTCTACTATTATAGAAGAGCAATACCAAAGAGCAATTAAACTTCTTGAAGAAAATAAAGATAAATTAACGCAACTTGCAGAAGTTCTTCTTGAAAAAGAAGTCATTTTTAAAGATAACCTTGAAAAAATATTTGGAGAGCGATTATTCAAAAAAGAATTAGCATACAATAAAGTAGCAGAAAAAAACGCTGAAGAAGAAGAATAA